The Glutamicibacter mishrai DNA window GCACAGGGATCAACCCGGCAGCGAAGTTCCTGCTGCTGCAGCGGGCTTTCGAGGAATTGGATTGCTATTCCGTGGCATTCTGCACGCACTGGCATAACGCGGCTTCACGGGCTGCCATCGCGCGGCTCGGCGCAAAACAAGATGGGGTGCTGCGCAATCACAAATATGATCCGGCCACAGGAACGCTGCGCGACACCGTGATCTTTTCGATTCTTCCGCACGAGTGGCCTGCTGTGCGTACCGGCCTAGAGACGCGCCTCGCACGCCACGGGCGGATCTAGCGGCCGATAGCGCGGCGGGCGGTGAACAGCGTGACGGTTGGTTCGCGTCGTTCTGGACGCATGCCGCGAGCCAGGGACACCACATCGCCACCGGAAGTGCCGGCAGCAAAAATACGGGATTGGCCTTGGCGCACTGCGATGAGTTCATTGCGCAGGTCGTTGACCTCGGTCTGCAGGTAGGCAACCTGATCTTGCAGATCAAGGATCCGCTTGATGCCTTCGAGTGAGACGCCATCCTTGCTCAACGCCTGGACTTGGCGGAGCAGGGACACATCGCGCTGCGAGTAGCGGCGCTGCTTGCCCGATTGGCGGCTCGGCGACACCAGGCCGATCCGGTCATACTGGCGTAGCGTCTGCGGGTGCATATCTGCCAGTTGAGCGGCGACGGAAATGACGAAGACAGGTCGCAGGTACTCCCCGTTCACGTTGCTTCAACCACCTTTCTACATGGCTTGTCAGCTCTACAGCCTCTAGTCTTTGAGTCTAGCTTCCCTGCCGTGCCACTTCGAGGGCACGACAGGGAAGAAAGAACCCTCTTTGTTTCAGAGCTTGGCTTTGGCGGCCAAGTCCACGCGTGGGTCTTCGCCTTCGGTTGCTGCGGCGAAGTCCTCCACGGCCTTCTTCGCGGCGTCCGAGAGATTCTGCGGAATTACCACATCCAGGATGATCAGCAGATCGCCGGTGGCCTTGGAGGTTTTCACGCCTCGGCCCTTCAGGCGCAGAGTGCGGCCCGAATTCGATCCGGCGGGAACCTTCATCGCTACCGTTTCGCCATCCAGGGTGGGTACGTGGATCTTTGCACCCAGCACGGCCTCGTCAAAGGTGACTGGCACGTGGATGCGAATATTGTTCTCTTCGCGCTTGAAGAAGGGATGCTCGTTGACCTTCACCTTGACCAGCAGGTCGCCATTGCCAGCTGCACCAGGGTGCCCCTTGCCACGCACGCGAACGGATTGTCCGTCCTTGATGCCCGCAGGGATGCGCACGTCAATGACTTCGCCGTTCTGCTCGCGCAAGGCGATGGTGGTTCCCTTGATGGAGCCCGCGAAGGAGATCGAGGTGTTCGCGGTGCGGTCCTGACCCTTGCGCGGTGGCGCGCTTTGGCCGAAGCCGCCTGCGCCGCCGCCGAATCCGCCGCCCCCGAACAGGTCGGAGAAGTCCGGCTGTCCGCCGCGTCCGCGGGCTCCGCCCCCGCCGCCAAAGAGGTTGGAGAAGATATCCTCGAATCCAGCTTGGCCGCCTGGTGCCCCGCCAGGTCCTCCGGCGGAGAAGCGTGCTCCGCCGCCCATGGCACGGATCGCGTCATACTGCTCGCGCTGTTCTTTATCCGCCAGCACCGAGTGGGCTTCGGAGATGTCCTTGAATTTCTGTTCGGCTGCCGCATCACCCTGGTTGGTGTCCGGGTGGTACTTGCGCGCAAGCTTGCGGTACGCCTTCTTGATGTCCGCCTCGCTGGCGTCCTTGGCGACGCCCAGAATGGCGTAGAAGTCTTTTTCGATCCAGTCCTGACTTGCCATCAGGGCCCCGTCCTTTCAATGCCAATTCGAAACTGCCCACTGACGATTTCTCGGCAGTGGGCAGTTTCAATTGTGTTATTCGTGGCTATTCGCCGGTTGCTACCAGTACCTGCGCTGCGCGCAGGACGGTGGTTCCCTTGCGGTAACCGTTACGCAACACCTGGCCCACGTGGTCGGCTGG harbors:
- a CDS encoding heat shock protein transcriptional repressor HspR, which codes for MNGEYLRPVFVISVAAQLADMHPQTLRQYDRIGLVSPSRQSGKQRRYSQRDVSLLRQVQALSKDGVSLEGIKRILDLQDQVAYLQTEVNDLRNELIAVRQGQSRIFAAGTSGGDVVSLARGMRPERREPTVTLFTARRAIGR
- a CDS encoding DnaJ C-terminal domain-containing protein, which codes for MASQDWIEKDFYAILGVAKDASEADIKKAYRKLARKYHPDTNQGDAAAEQKFKDISEAHSVLADKEQREQYDAIRAMGGGARFSAGGPGGAPGGQAGFEDIFSNLFGGGGGARGRGGQPDFSDLFGGGGFGGGAGGFGQSAPPRKGQDRTANTSISFAGSIKGTTIALREQNGEVIDVRIPAGIKDGQSVRVRGKGHPGAAGNGDLLVKVKVNEHPFFKREENNIRIHVPVTFDEAVLGAKIHVPTLDGETVAMKVPAGSNSGRTLRLKGRGVKTSKATGDLLIILDVVIPQNLSDAAKKAVEDFAAATEGEDPRVDLAAKAKL